Proteins co-encoded in one Metabacillus sp. KUDC1714 genomic window:
- a CDS encoding argininosuccinate synthase yields the protein MKKVVLAYSGGLDTSVAIKWLQEQGYSVVACCLDVGEGKDTSFVQKKALQVGAIESYMIDAKEEYAKDFALVALQAHALYEGKYPLVSALSRPLIAKKLVEIAEKENAVAIAHGCTGKGNDQVRFEVSIKALNPDLEVLAPVREWGWSREEEIEYAMKNDIPIPINLDSPYSIDQNLWGRSNECGVLEDPWAAPPEGAYDLTTPLEKTPDVAEVIEIQFEQGVPVKINDKAYPLHELILELNEIAGKHGVGRIDHVENRLVGIKSREVYECPGAMTLIKAHKELEDLTLVKEVAHFKPVIEQKLTELIYNGLWFSPLKTALHAFLQETQKYVTGTVRVKLFKGHAIVEGRKSEYSLYDEKLATYTKDDAFDHNAAIGFIELWGLPTKVNSMVKNKKVEV from the coding sequence ATGAAAAAAGTTGTGTTAGCTTATTCCGGAGGATTAGATACCTCTGTTGCAATTAAATGGTTACAAGAACAAGGTTATTCAGTAGTTGCATGTTGCCTTGATGTAGGTGAAGGGAAAGATACATCATTCGTTCAAAAGAAGGCTCTTCAAGTAGGAGCTATTGAATCATATATGATCGATGCAAAAGAAGAATATGCAAAAGATTTTGCACTTGTTGCTCTACAAGCACATGCATTATATGAAGGGAAATATCCACTAGTTTCTGCTTTATCTCGTCCTTTGATTGCTAAGAAGCTAGTTGAAATTGCTGAAAAAGAAAATGCAGTAGCAATTGCTCATGGCTGTACAGGAAAAGGAAACGATCAGGTACGTTTTGAAGTATCGATTAAAGCTTTAAATCCTGACCTTGAAGTTCTTGCTCCAGTAAGAGAATGGGGCTGGTCTCGTGAAGAAGAAATCGAATATGCAATGAAAAACGATATTCCAATTCCAATTAATTTAGACAGTCCATATTCAATTGACCAAAACCTTTGGGGTAGAAGTAATGAATGTGGTGTACTAGAAGATCCATGGGCAGCACCACCTGAAGGGGCATATGATTTAACTACACCATTAGAAAAAACACCTGATGTAGCAGAAGTAATCGAAATTCAATTCGAACAAGGTGTTCCTGTTAAAATTAATGACAAAGCATATCCTCTTCATGAGCTAATCCTTGAACTTAATGAAATTGCAGGTAAGCATGGTGTTGGACGTATTGACCATGTTGAGAATCGTCTTGTTGGAATTAAATCACGTGAAGTATATGAGTGCCCTGGTGCGATGACTCTTATAAAAGCACATAAAGAACTTGAAGACTTAACATTAGTTAAAGAAGTTGCTCACTTCAAACCTGTAATTGAGCAAAAGTTAACAGAACTAATTTATAACGGACTTTGGTTCTCACCATTAAAGACTGCATTACATGCCTTCTTACAAGAGACACAAAAATATGTAACTGGAACAGTTAGAGTGAAGCTGTTTAAAGGTCATGCAATTGTTGAAGGAAGAAAGTCTGAGTACTCTTTATATGATGAAAAGCTTGCAACTTATACAAAAGACGATGCATTTGATCATAATGCAGCAATTGGCTTTATTGAGCTATGGGGACTACCTACGAAAGTGAATAGCATGGTGAAAAACAAGAAGGTGGAAGTATGA
- a CDS encoding SDR family oxidoreductase gives MRHALITAGSKGLGKKVTEEFLKNGFSVTINYRSDTSAVKELKTLYSHIGDRLLFVQGDVTKKEDLTTMIDLSFERFGRIDCLINNAGPYIFERKKLADYTDEEWYQMIEGNLSSVFHMFKKIVPIMRKQNYGRIITYGFQGAVSSPGWLHRSAFSAAKVGLVSLTKSISIEEAEFGITANMICPGNIIGEMKEATIDHSRRISDIQTPIGRSGTGEDIARTISFLCEENSDMITGSIIEVTGGANVIHRYNV, from the coding sequence GTGCGACATGCCCTTATAACGGCTGGATCTAAAGGCTTGGGGAAAAAGGTAACAGAGGAATTTTTAAAAAATGGTTTTTCTGTTACGATAAATTACCGAAGTGATACGAGTGCTGTGAAAGAATTAAAAACATTGTATTCACATATTGGCGATCGTCTCTTATTTGTTCAAGGTGATGTTACAAAAAAAGAAGATCTAACAACAATGATTGATCTTTCGTTCGAACGCTTTGGAAGAATCGATTGCTTAATTAATAATGCTGGACCATACATATTTGAAAGAAAAAAACTTGCAGATTATACAGATGAAGAGTGGTATCAAATGATTGAAGGAAATTTAAGCTCTGTTTTTCACATGTTTAAAAAAATCGTACCAATCATGAGAAAGCAGAACTATGGGCGCATCATTACTTATGGATTTCAAGGAGCTGTATCATCACCTGGTTGGTTACATCGATCGGCTTTTAGTGCTGCAAAGGTGGGGTTAGTGTCACTAACGAAATCGATTAGTATAGAAGAAGCAGAGTTTGGAATAACAGCTAATATGATATGCCCAGGTAATATAATAGGCGAAATGAAAGAAGCAACCATAGATCATTCTAGAAGAATAAGCGATATCCAAACACCTATTGGACGTTCAGGAACTGGTGAAGATATAGCTAGAACAATTTCCTTTTTATGTGAAGAAAACTCTGATATGATAACTGGTTCAATAATCGAGGTAACAGGAGGTGCTAATGTTATACATCGTTATAATGTTTAA
- the argH gene encoding argininosuccinate lyase: protein MKKLWGGRFQKTPEQWVDEFGASIHFDQELVEEDITGSLAHVNMLGKCGIITEEEAEQISNGLTTLLEKAKKNELTFSVNYEDIHLNIEKMLIDEIGPVGGKLHTGRSRNDQVATDMHLYLRKHVAMVIELIEGLQKSLVEKAENHVETILPGYTHLQRAQPISFAHHLMAYFWMLDRDKQRFTESFKRINISPLGSAALAGTTFPIDRAYTAKKLDFDGIYENSLDGVSDRDFIIEFLSNSSLLMMHLSRLCEEIILWCSQEFQFIELDDTYATGSSIMPQKKNPDMAELIRGKTGRVYGNLMSLLTILKGLPLAYNKDLQEDKEGMFDTVKTIEGSLQIFIGMIDTLKVNKEKMEKATKEDFSNATELADYLSTKGMPFREAHEVVGTLVYECIQSGIYLKDLPFENYKKSSDLFEEDLYEIINPYEAVRKRMSAGGTGFDMVRIAIEKAKTTFNES, encoded by the coding sequence ATGAAAAAACTTTGGGGTGGACGCTTCCAAAAAACCCCTGAACAATGGGTGGATGAGTTCGGCGCATCCATCCATTTTGATCAGGAATTAGTTGAGGAAGACATCACTGGTAGTCTTGCACATGTTAATATGCTTGGCAAATGCGGAATTATCACTGAAGAAGAGGCAGAGCAAATCTCAAATGGATTAACAACACTTCTAGAAAAAGCGAAAAAAAATGAGCTCACTTTTTCTGTAAACTATGAAGATATTCACTTAAACATTGAAAAGATGTTAATCGATGAAATTGGTCCTGTTGGTGGAAAACTACATACAGGAAGAAGTAGAAATGATCAAGTTGCTACTGATATGCACTTATATTTGCGTAAACACGTTGCGATGGTTATTGAATTAATTGAAGGGCTACAAAAATCACTTGTTGAAAAGGCTGAAAACCATGTAGAGACAATTCTACCTGGCTATACACATCTGCAACGAGCACAGCCGATTTCGTTTGCCCATCACTTAATGGCTTATTTCTGGATGCTTGACCGTGATAAACAAAGATTTACTGAATCATTTAAACGAATAAATATTTCTCCATTAGGAAGTGCTGCACTTGCAGGGACAACATTCCCGATTGATCGTGCATATACAGCGAAAAAGCTTGATTTTGATGGGATTTATGAAAATAGCTTAGATGGTGTAAGTGATCGGGACTTTATTATTGAATTTTTAAGTAATAGCTCACTATTAATGATGCATTTATCACGCTTGTGTGAAGAAATTATTTTATGGTGCTCACAGGAGTTCCAATTTATTGAGTTGGATGACACATATGCAACAGGTAGTAGCATCATGCCTCAAAAGAAAAACCCAGACATGGCAGAGCTAATTAGAGGGAAAACAGGTAGAGTATATGGGAACTTAATGTCTCTTCTGACAATTTTAAAAGGACTTCCATTGGCATATAACAAAGACCTTCAGGAAGATAAAGAAGGTATGTTTGATACTGTAAAAACAATTGAAGGTAGCCTGCAGATTTTTATTGGCATGATTGATACTTTGAAAGTAAATAAAGAGAAGATGGAGAAAGCTACTAAAGAGGATTTCTCAAATGCAACGGAGCTTGCTGATTATCTCTCTACTAAAGGGATGCCATTCAGAGAAGCTCATGAGGTTGTTGGTACTCTTGTCTATGAATGTATCCAGTCCGGTATTTACTTGAAAGATTTACCTTTTGAGAATTATAAAAAGTCCTCTGATCTCTTTGAAGAAGATTTATATGAGATTATTAATCCTTATGAAGCTGTGAGAAAACGGATGAGCGCTGGTGGGACTGGCTTTGATATGGTTAGAATTGCAATTGAAAAAGCAAAGACAACGTTTAACGAAAGCTAA